The following are encoded together in the Lathyrus oleraceus cultivar Zhongwan6 chromosome 3, CAAS_Psat_ZW6_1.0, whole genome shotgun sequence genome:
- the LOC127130946 gene encoding uncharacterized protein LOC127130946: MFDHMNAKVNVLYQKIDSFSITPSTSVTPTLVASLSPATLYCEICGVNGHTGRVCQMILVGGSPQENANFVNKNQQNNPYLNTYNPGWRDHPNFSYRNNNLQQATEPRGFQKATLIEPKKSNLELSMEKFIEVEESVPTPPKKELVEEVEKEIPYVSPPPYEHIVPFPQRLVKSKVEAQFKKILELLKKIHLNVPFVEALTQMPSYAKFLKEILSNTREINNHETVDMTLDSSDVIQNMVIPKLKDPGSFCTMDFEKALCNLRASVSLMPLPVFKFPISVLEDVPVRVGEYYVSFYFVIMDIDEDFQIPIILGSLFLATMGSLIDVKRGKLTFEAGEENIRIIRAKPLKTTSLRYSCCLVDLLIGYVQESAQKPPPTNKLEECLLSSAKVEKDDTKS; the protein is encoded by the exons ATGTTTGACCATATGAATGCTAAGGTGAATGTCCTTTACCAAAAGATTGATAGTTTCAGCATCACACCTTCCACATCTGTTACTCCTACCCTTGTTGCTTCTCTTTCCCCCGCTACTCTCTATTGTGAGATATGTGGAGTTAATGGGCACACTGGTAGAGTTTGCCAAATGATCCTCGTCGGAGGATCACCTCAAGAAAATGCCAACTTTGTGAACAAAAACCAGCAGAATAATCCATACTTAAACACCTATAACCCAGGGTGGCGCGATCACCCTAATTTCTCCTATAGGAACAACAACCTCCAACAAGCTACGGAACCGCGGGGTTTCCAGAAAGCTACACTGATCGAGCCTAAGAAATCCAACCTAGAACTTTCGATGGAAAAATTC ATAGAGGTTGAAGAGAGTGTGCCAACACCACCTAAAAAGGAGCTTGTTGAAGAGGTTGAGAAGGAAATACCTTATGTTTCCCCTCCTCCCTACGAACATATTGTTCCTTTCCCACAAAGGCTTGTGAAATCCAAGGTGGAGGCCCAGTTTAAAAAAATCCTAGAACTTCTCAAAAAGATCCACCTTAATGTGCCTTTCGTTGAGGCACTAACTCAAATGCCCTCttatgctaagttcttaaaagagATTCTTTCCAATACAAGAGAGATAAATAACCATGAAACCGTGGATATGACTCTTGATAGTAGTGATGTGATACAAAACATGGTGATCCCTAAGCTCAAAGATCCAGGAAGTTTTTGTACCATGGACTTTGAGAAAGCACTTTGCAATCTAAGAGCTAGTGTTAGTTTGATGCCTTTGCCTGTGT TTAAGTTTCCCATAAGTGTGTTAGAGGATGTTCCAGTGAGAGTTGGAGAGTATTATGTGTCATTTTACTTTGTCATAATGGACATTGATGAGGATTTCCAAATCCCGATAATCTTAGGTAGTCTTTTCTTAGCTACGATGGGGTCCCTCATcgatgtcaagagaggaaagttgactTTCGAGGCAGGAGAAGAGAATATTAGAATTATTCGAGCAAAGCCTTTGAAGACCACTTCATTGAGATATTCTTGTTGTTTGGTGGACTTGCTAATTGGTTATGTTCAAGAGAGCGCACAGAAGCCTCCTCCGACCAATAAGTTGGAAGAATGCTTACTTAGTAGCGCTAAAGTTGAGAAGGATGATACCAAATCTTAG